The following proteins are encoded in a genomic region of Deltaproteobacteria bacterium:
- a CDS encoding chemotaxis protein CheD: MKTTIPVTSGSYAVSADPSATLVGVSIGAGIAVAVFDPETRTGGLFITHLIRTQKETSASTVHYFGLDTGLPALMKAFMAAGGRRDSLRVHLVGAGEFLDAPPFFRMGEDLRKTARRVLEKNRVLVAGEKVGGPENRCLTLDVGDGSIRVESPGQQEVIM; encoded by the coding sequence ATGAAAACCACCATCCCTGTCACCTCCGGGTCGTATGCAGTTAGCGCCGACCCATCTGCGACCCTTGTAGGCGTGTCCATAGGCGCCGGGATCGCGGTCGCCGTCTTTGACCCAGAGACGAGAACAGGCGGGCTGTTCATAACGCACCTTATTCGCACACAAAAAGAGACATCCGCCTCAACAGTCCACTATTTTGGGCTTGACACCGGGCTACCCGCCCTCATGAAGGCCTTCATGGCTGCAGGAGGCCGAAGGGATTCCCTTCGCGTCCATCTCGTCGGAGCCGGCGAATTTCTGGACGCCCCGCCCTTTTTCCGCATGGGAGAAGATCTACGAAAAACAGCCAGGCGCGTACTCGAAAAAAACCGTGTCCTTGTGGCTGGAGAAAAGGTAGGAGGCCCAGAGAACCGTTGCCTCACCCTCGACGTGGGAGATGGCTCTATTCGAGTGGAAAGCCCCGGCCAACAAGAGGTGATCATGTAA
- a CDS encoding HDOD domain-containing protein produces MDAAAMDTELDHIFDDLTAIPAFPKAVHDALRILDDPRSTTTQVAKVIRFDPILSANILKTANAAYFGLPRQVSSVETAIALLGTRQVREILIMAASRPYLDSEIYGYGMRQHDLWAHSMGCAVVSEVIARHLGFASSELLFTSALLHDIGKYVMNKHVGVRAEEIQLEARVNALTFTEAEWRVLGTDHAVLGSEVLRLWEFPREIVRAVRKHHDPDLYIQDDLSSLLAFSNILTVSLGFGVGLDGFRHRISSELPQKLGLTPSGLAAIIQESFAAWQSLATLLA; encoded by the coding sequence ATGGACGCCGCTGCCATGGATACCGAACTCGATCACATCTTCGACGACCTGACCGCCATCCCCGCCTTTCCCAAGGCGGTCCACGATGCACTTCGCATCCTGGACGATCCGAGATCCACCACAACCCAGGTCGCCAAGGTCATCCGCTTCGACCCCATACTAAGCGCGAACATCCTTAAGACTGCCAACGCCGCCTACTTCGGGCTTCCTCGTCAGGTGAGTTCGGTAGAGACCGCCATCGCCCTCCTTGGCACCAGGCAGGTCCGGGAGATCCTTATCATGGCGGCAAGCAGACCATATCTCGACAGTGAGATATATGGTTACGGCATGCGCCAACACGATCTTTGGGCCCATTCCATGGGCTGTGCCGTCGTATCCGAGGTCATAGCCCGGCATTTGGGGTTTGCATCTTCGGAACTCCTGTTCACCTCAGCCCTCCTCCACGACATCGGAAAATACGTCATGAACAAGCACGTAGGCGTCAGGGCTGAGGAGATTCAGCTTGAGGCCCGCGTGAACGCCTTGACATTCACCGAGGCGGAATGGCGCGTCCTTGGGACCGATCACGCGGTCCTCGGTTCAGAGGTCCTTCGGCTCTGGGAATTTCCACGCGAGATCGTCAGGGCGGTCCGCAAGCATCACGACCCTGACCTCTATATTCAGGACGATCTCTCCAGCCTCCTCGCGTTCTCGAACATCCTCACCGTATCCCTCGGGTTTGGAGTGGGTCTGGACGGATTCCGCCACCGCATATCCTCCGAACTCCCGCAAAAACTCGGGCTCACGCCTTCCGGCCTCGCTGCGATCATCCAGGAATCCTTTGCAGCATGGCAGTCCTTGGCCACCCTGCTCGCATAG